A genomic window from Desulfuromonas sp. TF includes:
- the asnS gene encoding asparagine--tRNA ligase — translation MKLDRTRIKDALGAVCGQETISVKGWVRTVRRGKEVTFIALNDGSCFASIQIVLSPDMPGFEEVSGVGTGGCLAVRGTLVESPASGQRWEVQAREIQILGDSDAEYPLQKKRHSFEYLRTIAHLRPRSNTFSAVFRMRGVLSYAVHRFFHERGFLYVQTPIITANDCEGAGEMFRVTTLAAERPPLADGRIDWKQDFFAEKTGLTVSGQLQGELFAAAFSDIYTFGPTFRAENSNTSRHAAEFWMIEPEMAFADLAEDCRLAEDFLRYLVTYALENCAEDLAFFNERIEKGLIAKLESLAGAEFKTVTYTEAVRILQNSGEQFEFPVEWGLDLQSEHERYLTEKVLRGPVFVTDYPAGIKAFYMRLNEDERTVAAMDLLVPRVGEIIGGSQREERHDVLTARMREMGIAPESLWWYLDTRRWGSCPHAGFGLGFERFLMYVTGMENIRDVIPFPRTPGNARF, via the coding sequence ATGAAGCTCGATAGAACCCGGATAAAGGATGCGCTGGGCGCAGTCTGCGGCCAGGAGACCATCTCCGTGAAGGGGTGGGTGCGCACGGTGCGGCGCGGCAAGGAAGTCACCTTCATCGCCCTGAACGACGGCTCCTGCTTCGCCTCCATTCAGATCGTACTGTCACCGGATATGCCGGGCTTCGAAGAAGTCTCGGGGGTGGGGACGGGCGGCTGCCTGGCGGTGAGGGGAACGCTGGTGGAATCACCGGCGTCCGGGCAGCGATGGGAAGTCCAGGCCCGGGAGATCCAAATCCTCGGCGATTCAGATGCGGAATACCCACTCCAGAAAAAGCGTCACTCCTTCGAATACCTGCGCACCATTGCCCACCTCAGGCCGAGATCAAACACTTTCAGCGCCGTCTTTCGGATGCGCGGCGTTCTTTCATATGCCGTGCACCGGTTCTTCCATGAACGCGGGTTCCTGTATGTCCAGACCCCGATCATCACAGCCAACGACTGCGAAGGGGCAGGGGAGATGTTCCGGGTGACCACCCTCGCTGCCGAGAGGCCTCCCCTGGCGGACGGCCGGATCGACTGGAAACAGGATTTCTTTGCAGAGAAGACGGGACTCACCGTCAGCGGTCAGTTGCAGGGAGAACTGTTTGCCGCGGCTTTTTCAGACATATATACCTTCGGTCCGACCTTCAGGGCGGAGAACTCCAATACCAGCCGACATGCCGCTGAATTCTGGATGATCGAGCCTGAGATGGCCTTTGCCGATCTCGCGGAGGATTGCCGGCTGGCCGAGGATTTTCTGCGGTATCTCGTGACGTACGCCCTGGAGAACTGCGCGGAGGACCTCGCCTTTTTCAACGAGCGCATCGAAAAGGGGCTGATCGCGAAGCTTGAATCGCTGGCCGGCGCCGAGTTCAAAACCGTAACCTACACGGAAGCGGTGAGGATTCTGCAGAATTCGGGAGAGCAATTCGAATTCCCCGTGGAGTGGGGTCTCGACCTTCAATCGGAGCATGAACGCTATCTTACCGAGAAGGTGCTCCGGGGGCCGGTCTTCGTCACCGATTATCCGGCGGGGATCAAGGCTTTCTATATGCGTCTCAACGAGGATGAGCGGACGGTTGCGGCTATGGATCTTCTGGTTCCCAGGGTCGGCGAGATCATCGGCGGCAGTCAGCGCGAGGAGCGCCACGATGTGTTGACTGCACGGATGAGAGAGATGGGGATTGCGCCCGAGAGCCTGTGGTGGTATCTCGATACCCGGCGATGGGGAAGCTGTCCCCATGCCGGATTCGGTCTCGGCTTCGAGCGTTTCCTGATGTACGTCACCGGGATGGAGAACATCCGCGACGTCATTCCCTTCCCCCGGACGCCGGGCAACGCC
- a CDS encoding Flp family type IVb pilin codes for MCGMDIFRRMLTEEKGATATEYVVMITLILLVVLAAVVFLGLQVEGGFSTFVSAFTAASS; via the coding sequence ATGTGCGGAATGGACATCTTCAGGAGGATGCTCACGGAAGAAAAGGGTGCAACGGCCACCGAATACGTGGTCATGATCACCCTCATCCTTCTGGTCGTGCTTGCGGCCGTTGTTTTTCTCGGCTTGCAGGTGGAAGGGGGTTTTAGCACGTTTGTTTCCGCGTTCACCGCGGCCAGTTCCTGA
- a CDS encoding peptide chain release factor 3, with protein sequence MNKHHQQEVDRRRTFGIISHPDAGKTTLTEKLLLFGGAIQMAGAVKSRKAARHATSDWMAMEQERGISVTSSVMKFNYRGFEVNLLDTPGHQDFSEDTYRVLTAVDSALMVIDSAKGVETQTKKLMEVCRMRNTPIMTFINKLDREGREPLELLSDIEETLQIECAPLSWPIGMGKRFKGTYNLYKKQLTLFKPGQETRPQDAVVIEDLTDPRLDEILGSQADELRGDIELLEGAANPFELEEYLKGNQTPVFFGSAINNFGVQEMLDAFVEQAPPPQPRETTSREVSPYEDPFSGFVFKIQANMDPAHRDRIAFMRICSGTFSRGMKLRHHRIGKDVIVANATIFMAQDRTNVEEAYPGDIIGIHNHGTIKIGDTFTAREPLKFTGIPNFAPDHFRRVRLKNPLKTKQLEKGLTQLAEEGAVQLFRPLINNDYILGAVGVLQFDVIVARLKTEYGVDALYEGIDYATARWISCGDRKKLDDFERKNQANLALDAEGNLAYLASSEWRLGHTIEQWPAITFHKTREHN encoded by the coding sequence GTGAACAAGCACCACCAGCAGGAAGTCGACCGACGCCGTACATTCGGCATCATCAGCCATCCCGACGCAGGCAAGACCACCCTTACCGAAAAGCTGCTGCTGTTCGGCGGAGCCATCCAGATGGCCGGGGCGGTCAAATCCCGCAAGGCCGCGCGCCACGCCACCAGCGACTGGATGGCCATGGAACAGGAACGCGGCATTTCGGTGACCTCTTCCGTGATGAAATTCAACTACCGCGGTTTCGAGGTGAATCTTCTCGACACCCCGGGACACCAGGATTTCTCGGAGGACACCTACCGGGTGCTCACCGCTGTCGACAGTGCGCTGATGGTCATCGACAGCGCCAAGGGGGTCGAGACCCAGACCAAGAAATTGATGGAAGTCTGCCGGATGCGCAATACTCCCATCATGACCTTCATCAACAAACTCGACCGCGAGGGGAGAGAGCCGCTGGAACTTCTCTCCGACATCGAGGAGACGCTGCAGATCGAGTGTGCTCCACTGTCCTGGCCGATCGGCATGGGCAAACGATTCAAGGGGACCTACAATCTCTACAAAAAGCAGCTGACCCTTTTCAAGCCGGGGCAGGAAACCCGGCCCCAGGATGCTGTGGTCATCGAAGACCTGACCGATCCCCGGCTCGACGAGATTCTCGGCAGCCAGGCCGACGAACTGCGGGGTGACATCGAACTGCTTGAGGGGGCGGCAAATCCCTTTGAGCTGGAGGAATATCTCAAGGGGAACCAGACGCCGGTCTTTTTCGGCAGCGCCATCAACAACTTCGGCGTGCAGGAGATGCTCGACGCCTTCGTCGAACAGGCCCCGCCGCCGCAGCCCCGGGAAACCACCAGCCGTGAGGTTTCCCCCTATGAGGATCCGTTCTCCGGGTTCGTCTTCAAGATACAGGCGAACATGGATCCGGCGCATCGCGATCGCATCGCCTTCATGCGCATCTGTTCGGGGACCTTCAGTCGCGGGATGAAACTGCGCCACCATCGCATCGGCAAGGACGTGATCGTCGCCAACGCCACCATTTTCATGGCCCAGGACCGAACCAACGTGGAGGAGGCCTACCCCGGCGACATCATCGGCATCCACAACCACGGGACCATCAAGATCGGTGACACCTTCACAGCCAGGGAGCCCCTCAAGTTCACCGGAATCCCCAATTTCGCGCCGGACCATTTCCGCCGGGTGCGTCTAAAAAATCCCCTCAAAACCAAGCAGCTCGAAAAGGGTCTCACCCAGTTGGCCGAGGAAGGGGCGGTGCAGCTGTTCCGGCCTCTGATAAACAACGACTACATTCTCGGCGCGGTCGGGGTTCTGCAGTTCGACGTGATCGTGGCCCGACTCAAGACCGAATACGGCGTAGACGCCCTTTACGAGGGGATCGACTACGCTACGGCCCGGTGGATCAGCTGCGGGGACCGGAAAAAGCTGGACGACTTCGAAAGGAAGAACCAGGCCAACCTGGCTCTAGATGCCGAGGGGAATCTCGCCTATCTCGCCTCCAGCGAATGGCGACTCGGACATACCATAGAGCAGTGGCCGGCTATAACTTTTCACAAAACCCGGGAGCATAATTGA
- the malQ gene encoding 4-alpha-glucanotransferase, whose translation MQLKRSSGIILHPTSLPGRFGIGALGAEAYEFVDFLADAGQSVWQILPLGPTGYGDSPYSAFSAFAGNPLLICLERLVETGDLNPEDIEGISFPEGKANYGFVHGFKERLLHQAAHRFRTGASAERRAAFEEFCALQGYWVNDYSLFRVLRSHFDEKSWNQWPTDIRKREEKALQNWREKLGDAIYYHQYAQFIFFEQWFALKGYANSRGIKIFGDIPIFVAFDSADVWANPHLFHLDENGSPTVVAGVPPDYFSATGQRWGNPLYRWDRMAESGFSWWVARFRWNLSQADMVRIDHFRGFEACWSIPVSEETAVNGSWTPVPGEKLFLTLVEVMGEIPVIAEDLGLITPEVEELRDRFGFPGMKVLQFAFGSGPDPDPGNPYLPHNLERRSVIYTGTHDNTTTPGWWQDLSKDEKNAVRSYLGTDGRDIHWDLIRLAMLSVADLSIFPLQDVLGLGASARMNAPGSSAGNWSWRYLPNVLTEELRQRLAGMCRTYGRIPWEETPSFLAG comes from the coding sequence ATGCAACTCAAGCGATCCAGCGGCATCATCCTTCACCCGACATCCCTTCCCGGCCGGTTCGGAATCGGAGCGCTCGGGGCCGAGGCTTATGAGTTCGTCGATTTTCTAGCCGATGCGGGGCAATCGGTCTGGCAGATTCTTCCGCTGGGGCCTACGGGTTATGGCGATTCGCCCTACAGCGCATTTTCGGCTTTCGCCGGCAACCCGCTGCTGATCTGTCTGGAGCGGCTGGTGGAAACCGGGGATCTGAACCCGGAAGACATTGAAGGAATATCCTTTCCCGAGGGCAAAGCCAATTATGGCTTCGTTCACGGCTTCAAGGAACGCCTCCTGCACCAGGCGGCGCACCGGTTTCGAACAGGGGCAAGCGCCGAACGCAGGGCGGCTTTCGAGGAATTCTGCGCTCTTCAGGGGTATTGGGTCAACGATTACAGCCTTTTCCGCGTCCTGCGCAGCCACTTCGACGAAAAGTCCTGGAACCAGTGGCCTACGGACATCCGGAAGCGCGAAGAGAAGGCCCTGCAGAACTGGAGGGAGAAACTGGGCGATGCCATCTACTACCATCAGTACGCACAGTTCATCTTCTTCGAGCAGTGGTTTGCTCTGAAAGGTTATGCCAACAGTCGGGGAATCAAGATCTTCGGGGACATTCCCATCTTCGTAGCTTTCGATTCTGCCGACGTGTGGGCCAACCCGCACCTGTTCCACCTGGATGAAAACGGAAGTCCGACAGTGGTGGCGGGGGTCCCACCCGATTATTTCAGCGCGACCGGCCAGCGCTGGGGCAATCCCCTCTACCGGTGGGACCGCATGGCTGAAAGCGGATTCTCCTGGTGGGTTGCCCGCTTCCGCTGGAACCTTTCCCAGGCGGACATGGTGCGTATCGACCATTTCCGAGGCTTCGAGGCCTGCTGGAGCATTCCCGTTTCCGAGGAGACGGCCGTCAACGGCAGTTGGACACCGGTGCCCGGGGAAAAGCTTTTTCTGACGCTGGTCGAGGTCATGGGAGAAATCCCGGTGATCGCCGAGGATCTGGGTTTGATCACGCCGGAAGTTGAAGAACTGCGCGACCGGTTCGGTTTTCCGGGAATGAAGGTGCTGCAGTTCGCCTTCGGCTCCGGCCCCGATCCCGACCCCGGCAATCCTTATCTCCCCCATAACCTGGAGCGCAGGAGCGTCATCTATACCGGGACTCACGACAACACCACGACTCCCGGATGGTGGCAGGATCTCAGCAAAGACGAAAAGAACGCCGTGCGCTCCTATCTTGGCACGGACGGCAGGGATATTCATTGGGACCTCATCCGCCTGGCCATGCTCAGCGTTGCCGACCTGAGCATCTTTCCTCTGCAGGACGTCCTTGGCCTCGGCGCCAGTGCCCGGATGAATGCGCCCGGCAGCTCGGCGGGAAACTGGAGCTGGCGCTATCTCCCCAACGTCCTGACCGAAGAGCTGCGGCAGCGCCTCGCCGGAATGTGCCGCACCTACGGACGAATCCCCTGGGAGGAAACGCCCTCCTTTCTCGCAGGATAA
- a CDS encoding metallophosphoesterase, which produces MLIFALTFLAIYSAMHALVFWGFYPLLSGHPALPTLTGLWMGAMIVAPVACRVLDHHGHPLFARALAWVGYSWMGLLFLAFSLFALLGVWELLIWSLARFYLAIHAVSLYGAVTSLLVLVTVLAAGLYGLFEASARRVERVTLESAKLPANVEKLRIVQISDLHLGLIHREEALAPIAALISELEPDLLVATGDVVDAQISHLDGLSTLWRRLDPPLGKYAVIGNHEVYAGLEQSLAFLERSGFTVLRNEGATLRDTLALVGVDDPAARSPQDETFLLKNVPGNLFTVLLKHRPVLEEESQSLFDLQLSGHAHRGQIFPFNFLTGLEYPMQNGLYSLSGGSHLYTSRGTGTWGPPMRILAPPEITVFEIVRKPEKPTDRRERTR; this is translated from the coding sequence ATGCTGATCTTCGCGCTGACATTCCTGGCCATCTATTCGGCCATGCACGCACTGGTCTTCTGGGGCTTTTACCCCCTGCTCTCAGGTCATCCTGCCCTGCCGACTCTCACCGGCCTCTGGATGGGCGCCATGATCGTCGCTCCGGTGGCGTGCCGCGTCCTCGACCATCACGGCCACCCTCTTTTCGCCCGGGCCCTGGCATGGGTCGGCTACAGTTGGATGGGCCTTCTGTTCCTGGCCTTCAGCCTCTTTGCTCTGCTTGGGGTCTGGGAGCTGCTGATCTGGTCGCTGGCCCGGTTCTATCTCGCCATTCACGCCGTATCGCTCTACGGCGCCGTGACCTCTCTGCTGGTCCTGGTGACGGTGCTTGCCGCGGGTCTGTACGGCCTCTTCGAAGCATCGGCGCGGCGGGTCGAGAGAGTAACTCTCGAAAGCGCCAAGCTGCCCGCCAATGTGGAAAAGCTGCGCATCGTCCAGATCTCCGACCTTCACCTCGGCCTCATTCACCGGGAAGAGGCCCTGGCCCCCATCGCCGCTTTGATCAGCGAACTTGAGCCGGACCTCCTGGTGGCGACCGGTGACGTGGTCGATGCTCAGATCAGCCATCTTGACGGTCTGAGCACCCTGTGGCGGCGCCTCGATCCGCCGCTCGGCAAGTACGCCGTGATCGGCAACCACGAAGTCTATGCCGGACTTGAACAGAGTCTGGCCTTTCTGGAGAGAAGCGGCTTCACCGTTCTGCGCAACGAAGGCGCCACGCTTCGGGACACCCTGGCCCTGGTCGGCGTGGACGATCCCGCCGCCCGCTCCCCGCAGGACGAGACATTTCTGTTGAAAAACGTCCCAGGGAACCTTTTTACCGTTCTCCTCAAGCACCGTCCGGTTCTGGAGGAAGAATCCCAAAGCCTGTTCGACCTGCAGCTCTCGGGCCACGCCCATCGAGGCCAGATTTTCCCCTTCAACTTTCTGACCGGCCTTGAATACCCCATGCAGAATGGTCTCTACAGCCTTTCAGGGGGCAGCCACCTTTACACCAGCCGGGGAACCGGAACCTGGGGACCGCCGATGCGCATCCTCGCCCCCCCGGAAATCACCGTCTTCGAAATTGTCAGAAAACCGGAGAAGCCCACGGACCGTCGAGAAAGGACCCGCTGA
- a CDS encoding type III polyketide synthase produces the protein MPRIIAAGHALPPHVVSQKEVRKTAEHLFTGKIANLKKLLALFDRCRIEERQFMRPLEWYLAARTPSERNRVYQEDGMELLDRAARNCLAAAGMSPDRVDHLIFVSSTGHATPTLDARLINVLGMRPSTTRLPIWGLGCAGGAAGLARAFDHCRAHPRDAVLLSALECCSLTFCEGDLSKKNLVATALFADGAAAVLVVGDEVDLSGPEILATGSHLFPDSYRIMGWDFLDDGMQLVLSPKLPSIVKQALPALIDRFLEEQRLQRCDLVHYVTHPGGAKVLDAYWESLSLAPEELEFSAEVLRRHGNISSVTVLVILEKWLNSPRASRPGHGLLSAFGPGFSAELVLFRV, from the coding sequence ATGCCGAGAATCATCGCTGCCGGCCACGCCTTGCCGCCTCACGTCGTCTCCCAGAAGGAGGTCCGAAAAACAGCGGAGCACCTTTTTACCGGGAAAATCGCCAACCTGAAAAAGCTCCTGGCGCTTTTCGACCGTTGCCGGATCGAGGAGCGCCAGTTCATGCGCCCCCTCGAATGGTACCTGGCTGCCAGAACCCCCTCTGAACGCAACCGGGTCTACCAGGAGGATGGGATGGAGCTGCTGGACCGGGCGGCCCGGAACTGCCTGGCCGCGGCCGGCATGAGTCCGGACCGGGTGGACCACCTCATCTTCGTCTCCTCCACCGGACACGCCACCCCCACCCTCGACGCCCGGCTGATCAATGTGCTGGGCATGCGCCCCTCCACCACCCGGCTGCCGATCTGGGGGTTGGGATGCGCGGGCGGAGCGGCGGGACTCGCCCGAGCCTTCGACCACTGCCGGGCCCATCCCCGGGACGCGGTTCTGCTGAGCGCCCTGGAATGCTGCAGCCTGACCTTCTGCGAAGGAGACTTGAGCAAGAAGAACCTGGTGGCCACAGCGCTCTTTGCCGACGGCGCGGCGGCGGTCCTCGTCGTCGGCGACGAAGTCGACCTGAGTGGTCCGGAGATTCTGGCCACCGGCTCCCACCTCTTTCCCGACAGCTACAGGATTATGGGCTGGGACTTTCTGGACGACGGGATGCAGCTGGTTCTCTCCCCCAAACTCCCATCGATCGTGAAGCAGGCCCTGCCGGCCCTGATCGATCGTTTTCTGGAGGAACAGCGCCTGCAACGCTGCGACCTGGTTCACTACGTCACCCATCCGGGAGGGGCCAAGGTCCTCGATGCCTATTGGGAAAGCCTCTCGCTCGCACCGGAGGAACTGGAGTTCTCCGCCGAGGTCCTGCGCCGTCACGGCAACATCTCGTCGGTGACGGTGCTGGTCATTCTTGAGAAATGGCTGAACTCGCCGCGGGCGAGCCGACCGGGGCACGGCCTGCTGTCGGCCTTCGGTCCCGGATTTTCCGCCGAACTCGTACTCTTCAGGGTGTGA
- a CDS encoding isoprenylcysteine carboxyl methyltransferase family protein, translating to MSLWWIFGFYFGERLLELLLARRNRRRLVARGGREFHPESYRTIVLLHTLFFASLLAESFPWRVPLDSLTLFCLIFLVFLQSLRYWCIVSLGEYWNTRIILVPGAEASRRGPYRFLRHPNYLAVTLEFAVIPLLMRAPLTLVVFSLANLVVLRQRIRLEEEALREFTDYGERFSRPPIND from the coding sequence ATGTCCCTCTGGTGGATATTCGGATTTTATTTCGGTGAGCGCCTCTTGGAACTCCTTCTCGCAAGAAGAAACCGGCGACGGCTGGTGGCCCGGGGAGGAAGGGAATTCCACCCCGAAAGCTACCGGACCATCGTTTTGCTCCATACCCTCTTCTTCGCCTCTCTGCTGGCGGAGTCCTTCCCCTGGCGGGTGCCCCTCGACTCTCTCACTCTGTTTTGCCTGATCTTCCTGGTTTTCCTCCAGAGCCTGCGCTACTGGTGCATCGTCAGTCTGGGCGAATACTGGAACACCCGCATCATCCTCGTTCCCGGAGCCGAGGCGAGTCGCCGCGGGCCCTATCGTTTCCTGCGCCATCCAAACTACCTGGCAGTGACCCTCGAATTCGCCGTCATCCCCCTGCTGATGCGCGCCCCCCTCACCCTGGTCGTCTTCTCTCTGGCCAACCTCGTCGTCCTGCGGCAACGCATCCGCCTGGAGGAAGAAGCCCTCAGGGAGTTCACCGATTACGGCGAGCGGTTTTCCCGGCCCCCGATAAATGACTGA
- a CDS encoding membrane protein, with the protein MNKLAILLIAATVLIQTGCTYTTRVNNAAGRPTIYEDTTSTGAVAGIGMESQDITSMTDQMVRDMLSNPILAGRNPAPRVIVDAEYFHNEGSTRINKNMITDRMRIDLNRSANGRMVFIGRHFSDMVAKERELKREGMVTEGTIGSAKAQAGADFRLGGRITTQDAVRASSGMASRYHLITFEMIDLETGIIVWSGMYEFKKSAQDDVVYR; encoded by the coding sequence ATGAACAAGCTTGCAATCCTGCTTATTGCGGCGACGGTGCTGATTCAGACCGGGTGCACCTACACCACGCGGGTGAACAATGCCGCCGGCCGGCCGACGATTTACGAGGACACGACCTCCACAGGCGCCGTGGCCGGGATCGGTATGGAATCCCAGGACATCACCAGCATGACGGACCAGATGGTGCGGGATATGCTGTCCAACCCGATACTCGCCGGGCGCAACCCGGCCCCCCGGGTCATCGTCGATGCCGAGTACTTCCACAATGAAGGCTCTACCCGCATCAACAAGAACATGATCACCGACCGCATGCGCATCGACCTGAACCGGTCCGCGAACGGCAGGATGGTCTTCATCGGGCGGCATTTTTCAGACATGGTGGCCAAGGAGCGCGAACTGAAGCGTGAGGGAATGGTGACCGAAGGGACCATCGGAAGTGCCAAGGCGCAGGCAGGCGCCGACTTCCGCCTGGGCGGCCGCATCACGACCCAGGATGCGGTACGCGCCTCTTCGGGAATGGCCTCACGTTATCATTTGATCACCTTCGAAATGATCGATCTCGAGACGGGGATCATCGTCTGGAGCGGCATGTATGAATTCAAGAAGTCGGCACAGGACGATGTCGTTTACCGCTAG
- a CDS encoding tetratricopeptide repeat protein, protein MNSRSRHRTMSFTAREKGKARLSLLLLFILLFTAGCATTGGRTVPEVPPEVLEQYLSDKPAPLRGMYAKVLTEGKGNQVLNYLQAGLAAMEIGDYALAESSFDQALLHIESVYANNEEAARARSLWHEEGAKDFKGEPYERAMAYYYRGLLYIRQGDYENARACFKSGILQDAFAEEEQSQCDFALLLFLEGWTSQRLGDSHLAESAYAELEKFRPDFVRPAPDHDTLVLIETGTAPRKIADGVGHAELKYRRGKQIREERVILKRGGETFSAYPMEDIFYQARTRGGRPIDKILEGKAVFLQRGLDIGTALTDTATGVILGSTVLTSHSNSMANVGAAIGAAGGVVTIIAINAKPHADTRYWKNLPDIIHVATLSGTGGEELEPVFTTMDGTQVDLPLIGLTPQSDVEGSRLIWARSRSGIINEIAITRR, encoded by the coding sequence ATGAATTCAAGAAGTCGGCACAGGACGATGTCGTTTACCGCTAGGGAGAAGGGAAAGGCACGCCTTTCCCTTCTCCTGCTTTTCATCCTGCTCTTCACGGCCGGCTGCGCAACGACCGGCGGCAGGACCGTCCCCGAAGTGCCGCCCGAGGTTCTCGAGCAGTATCTGAGTGACAAGCCCGCCCCCTTGCGCGGCATGTATGCCAAGGTGCTTACCGAGGGGAAGGGAAACCAGGTGCTCAACTACCTTCAGGCCGGCCTGGCGGCCATGGAGATCGGCGACTACGCGCTGGCCGAAAGTTCCTTCGATCAAGCGCTGCTGCACATCGAATCGGTCTATGCCAACAACGAGGAGGCCGCCAGAGCCCGCAGCCTATGGCACGAGGAAGGGGCCAAGGATTTCAAGGGGGAGCCCTACGAGCGAGCCATGGCCTATTACTACCGTGGCCTCCTGTATATCCGGCAAGGCGACTATGAAAACGCTCGAGCCTGCTTCAAGAGCGGCATCCTTCAGGATGCCTTCGCCGAAGAGGAGCAGAGCCAGTGCGATTTCGCCTTGCTTCTATTTCTGGAGGGCTGGACCTCCCAGCGCCTGGGAGACAGTCATCTGGCCGAGTCCGCCTACGCCGAGCTGGAAAAATTCCGTCCCGATTTCGTGCGGCCGGCACCCGACCACGATACCCTGGTCCTGATCGAGACCGGAACGGCCCCGCGCAAGATCGCGGACGGGGTCGGACACGCGGAGCTGAAATACCGCCGCGGTAAGCAGATCAGGGAAGAACGGGTGATTCTCAAACGGGGCGGAGAGACCTTCTCGGCGTATCCGATGGAGGACATTTTCTACCAGGCCCGCACTCGCGGCGGCCGCCCGATCGATAAAATTCTCGAGGGAAAGGCCGTTTTTCTCCAGAGAGGCCTCGATATCGGAACGGCATTGACCGACACGGCGACCGGCGTCATCCTCGGCTCCACCGTGCTGACCAGCCACTCCAACTCCATGGCTAACGTCGGGGCGGCGATCGGTGCCGCCGGAGGTGTGGTCACCATCATTGCCATCAACGCCAAGCCCCACGCAGACACCCGATACTGGAAGAATCTGCCGGACATCATCCATGTCGCCACCTTGAGCGGCACCGGGGGAGAGGAATTGGAGCCGGTCTTTACCACCATGGACGGAACTCAGGTCGATCTTCCTCTTATCGGCCTCACGCCGCAGTCCGATGTCGAAGGGAGCCGTCTCATCTGGGCTCGTTCCCGCTCCGGCATCATTAACGAGATTGCAATTACACGGAGGTAG